The Pirellulales bacterium genome includes the window GGGCATCCTGGTAACGTATTTTCTGCTGCTGGGGCTGCGCTGCGTGTTGACTAGCCGAACTGTCCACGGCGCGATGGTTGCGGGCATCATTTTGGCCCTGCCGGTGACCGTTAAAGTTATCCCTGCGTTGCCTGTTGGGATTATTTGTTTGCAACTTCTGGCCGTGGCTGTGCGTCACCATGAAGCGGCCGCTGCGAGGATGCGTGCACTGGGCATTGCGCTGGGAACGGTCGGCGGCCTGTTGATGTTTTTTTTGATCATTCCAAGCCTAGTTGTTGGACCTGCCAAGAACGTGCAGCTATTAAGGACCTGGATTGCCAACATCTCGCCCGATCAAGAAGGAAAATTTGACGATGATTTCGGCATGCATGCGATGCGAAATCAAAGCCTTAGCAATGCGATATACCGAGTGGGAAATTGGGCTGCGCATGTGTTCGGCGGAACGCAAGATGACCAATTGGTCGAAGCATTAGCCGGCAGCAAGGTGACCATGCCCATGGACAGCCCTGGGGCACAATGGACGGTGCGATTCATCCAGTTGTGTATGCTGCTGCTGCTCTTGGCCGCCGGGTGGCAAGCAGCCCGAGAGGGGAGAGGTTTTTCGACGGCAGTGGTCTTTTCGTTGGGTTGTTTGCTGATGTCTACGATCTCGCCGGTGTTTCGCGGGCATTACTACGTGCTTTGGTTGCCAGCCGCCTGGCTGTTGCCGCTGTATTGCTGGCGGATGGGATATGCGCGATCGGCGATGGCTTTATCGGCGAGCGCTTGCGCGGTGATCTGGACTCACTATTTGCTGCTGGAATGGGCCGGCCGGCTTGGCGTGTTGGGAGTAGGAGCCACCATTTGGTTCGGCGTGGCGACTGTGTTTTTAATCCGCCCGCGATTCGATGCTGGCCGGCTGATGCAAACAAATTCAGCTCCGCACTTACGTCGCGCTGCTTAGCATGCAATCGATCATGATATATAGCACCACCGTCATCATTTCTACTTACAACCAACCGCAATCGCTGCGGAAGTGCTTGTTGGGCTTTTTGGCACAGACGGTGCGCAATTTTCAATTGGTCGTGGCCGATGACGGATCGGGGCCGGAAACGGCCATGCTGCTCCAGAAAAGAGAATTCGCGGGCCTTGGAATACAACATATTTGGCAACCAGACCTCGGTTGGCGAAGGCCGCGGGTGTTAAATCTTGCGCTGGCGCAAATCGAGGCCGATTATTGCATTTTCATCGATGGCGATTGCATCCCGCGGGCCGATTTTGTGGAAGCCCATTTGTCGCATCGCAGAGCGAATTGCTACATTTCGGGTTCGAAGGTCAACCTGGACCCGCACGTGCATGCCCAGATAACGGATTACGACATTCGCACCAATCGCGTTTTTGATATCGAATTTCTCGCCGCGCTTGATCCTAAACTTTGGAAATCGCGTTACCGTTTGCAGCGTTCCCGATGGAACGGCTTATTCAACCTGCTGACGTATCGTTACCGGATGCTGAACGGCTCGAATGCATCCGCGTGGCGAGAAGATATTCTCAAGGTGAATGGCTTTGACGAAACGTTTGGTTACGGGAGCGATGACCGTGAGTTTGGCATGCGTTTGTCCAACGCCGGAGTGAAATCTCGCTGGTTGAAGTTTTCTTTAGTCCAACTGCATCAAGGGCATCGCGGGAATCCCAACCACGAGCAGATTCGCCGTAATCGGCGACGGTTTCGCAAGTTATTTTTTACTCGTCAGTCGTGGGTTCCCGACGGAATTGACACCATTTTGGAGCGAGAACGGGAACGGCGGGTAAAGGCCGCGTAAAGAAATGCGTAGCCACGACGAAGTTTGAAACGCTCGTGTCATTTTTACCAGGCACTAATCACGGGTGAAATCTTCCTGTTGTAATGCAGCGTATCTGGGACGGATTCCACGGCATGCTGGCAGCGTTGTTTGGACTGGACCATGCTTGCTGGCATGCTTTACAATGCCGCCCCCAACACTGGAGAAAGCGTTGTGCTCTCTGTTGAAACGCCGCGCATTTTGATTTGCCGGATGAGCGCCATCGGCGATACGATTTTGACGTTG containing:
- a CDS encoding glycosyltransferase; protein product: MIYSTTVIISTYNQPQSLRKCLLGFLAQTVRNFQLVVADDGSGPETAMLLQKREFAGLGIQHIWQPDLGWRRPRVLNLALAQIEADYCIFIDGDCIPRADFVEAHLSHRRANCYISGSKVNLDPHVHAQITDYDIRTNRVFDIEFLAALDPKLWKSRYRLQRSRWNGLFNLLTYRYRMLNGSNASAWREDILKVNGFDETFGYGSDDREFGMRLSNAGVKSRWLKFSLVQLHQGHRGNPNHEQIRRNRRRFRKLFFTRQSWVPDGIDTILERERERRVKAA
- a CDS encoding glycosyltransferase family 87 protein — translated: MVPRLNRRSVWMAILLVALTVWGLTDVRSRARTDLNNPLAHRTDLTVNTVAGAAMFDGRDPYAVSNLRGWHYHLPPLLAILVAPLSALDTQWQGVIWYAMSLVMLWGCYTECRRIWQSLCAAEDLQIGKVATTDSPGPNRLASLPNYFYWLAAATVLLPVLNCLQRGQLGILVTYFLLLGLRCVLTSRTVHGAMVAGIILALPVTVKVIPALPVGIICLQLLAVAVRHHEAAAARMRALGIALGTVGGLLMFFLIIPSLVVGPAKNVQLLRTWIANISPDQEGKFDDDFGMHAMRNQSLSNAIYRVGNWAAHVFGGTQDDQLVEALAGSKVTMPMDSPGAQWTVRFIQLCMLLLLLAAGWQAAREGRGFSTAVVFSLGCLLMSTISPVFRGHYYVLWLPAAWLLPLYCWRMGYARSAMALSASACAVIWTHYLLLEWAGRLGVLGVGATIWFGVATVFLIRPRFDAGRLMQTNSAPHLRRAA